In the genome of Phocaeicola salanitronis DSM 18170, one region contains:
- a CDS encoding helix-turn-helix domain-containing protein, whose product MHSIKINLDVVLNKRGMTLNELSEKTGVSIANLSNLKNNRVVSVRFSTLGRICKALECQPADILKYEDD is encoded by the coding sequence ATGCATTCAATAAAGATAAATCTCGATGTCGTTTTAAATAAAAGAGGAATGACGTTGAATGAACTTTCGGAAAAAACAGGCGTGTCTATAGCCAACCTTTCCAACCTGAAAAACAACCGTGTCGTTTCAGTCAGGTTTTCTACGCTTGGGAGAATCTGTAAAGCCTTGGAATGCCAGCCTGCCGACATCTTAAAGTATGAAGATGATTAA